The segment GTCTGAAAGAACTCGGCGCCGGCATCCACTTTCTTGCGCATCTTGATGAGCTGGAGCTCGATCGGATCGAAATTGGGGTTCACCACCGCGCCATAGGCCATGTCGGGGGGATTTTCGATGGGATGCCCCGTGATGTCGTACCCGTTTCGCAGGCCCATCGCCATGTGCAGCAACTGCACCGAATCGAGATCGAAAACCGGCTTGGCCTCCTTGTGATCCCCCAGTTGAATGTGATCGCCCGTCAGCAGCAGGACATTGTCGATCCCGAGCGAATAGGCTGTCAGCAGGTCGCTTTGCAGGGCGATCCGGTTTCGGTCCCTGCACGTCAGCTGGTAGACGGATTCGATGCCCTTGTCTTTGAGCAATACGCTGGCGGCAAGGGATCCGAGCCGCATGACGGCGGACTGGTTATCGGTCACGTTGACGGCATGCACATTGTGCTGCAGGAACATGGCTTCT is part of the Desulfatirhabdium butyrativorans DSM 18734 genome and harbors:
- a CDS encoding methylenetetrahydrofolate reductase; this translates as MKITRLFEQGVFVVTSEVGPIKGAVSRDKTIHPTCAREAMFLQHNVHAVNVTDNQSAVMRLGSLAASVLLKDKGIESVYQLTCRDRNRIALQSDLLTAYSLGIDNVLLLTGDHIQLGDHKEAKPVFDLDSVQLLHMAMGLRNGYDITGHPIENPPDMAYGAVVNPNFDPIELQLIKMRKKVDAGAEFFQTQAVYDEAVFDRFIDKAAVMGRPIQLGVVVLKSPQMGKYMNQNVSGIMVPQSWIDEIGSVDKADRKKKAAEMTGRLVRKLKDRVQGVHIMPLGWTDVVPDILAHAGIEVKRLAFAA